The genome window attacacTCAAATGAACCAACATAGAGGAAAAAGCTGATGTTACCAAATTAATTAGGCTTTAGTCTTTCAGGCTTTATACCCATCTGAGCTCCATGTAAATACTTCAATTTCAATACCTGAAAATAAGATGCGAGTACTGCAGCTTGGCACATAAGAATGAGGCAAAGACAATTGCATAATGAGAAACAGTAAGCCATTGTTTCAGAAAAGTCAACATTTTAATGCTATTAAATATAATGAGTGTAAATATGACAAAAAGGTAGTAAATTTGTCAAACATAGGTTCTCTTTATTTCTGCTAATTAGCTGTTATTTAACAGAACCTGTCCCCACTTTcacttaaaaacacaaacttcacTTCGATGTCTAACCGCATGCGAAGCAACTGAGCAAAACAACTGTCTTACAAACTAAAACACTAACCATGCTATACTGCACAACTTCCTGTACGACTAGTTGTAAGTGCAAGTTCAAGATTCAGGAAAATGATCTCAATTTTGTACAGTTCAATGTGTGATACAAAACAGTGTTATTATAACTGTGTTATTCTCACATATTATCAAACCGATAATGGAAAATGCTGTCATACAGTTAAAGGACAGTCTCAACTGCTTCCTAAGAACAAAGaacagtaaacaaaaaaaaaaaaaaagaaaaaaaaagaaaaaaaaaagtttattgtgGAGATAAGCTTTTCAGGTTTCACATTTGTTCTTCTATAGCGTAACAAGCACTCATAAAAACAACTATACAGAAACCTCCCAATAAATCTGCAGCCACAGCTTCTCTCAGTTATTTGTTGTTGCATTGTGCCTTTTATTATTGACTAATGTTTAGTCGATAGAGTTTCCACATTGTGAACATGTATCCATTAAACTTTCTGTGCCTAAAGTGACGTCTTCCAATGTACTGTTTTGTCTATTCTGGAGTCAAAAAGGCCAAAATGTTCAGTCTGTGGGATTCTTAGAGTCAGAACATGAAGCATTCGGGTAGAAAATTATCATTGTTAttcaaaactaaacaaaacatgcAGGTTACATTTTCTTTAATGTTTCAATGGCATTGTTAGCATTTTTTGAAACGTCTAAATATTATTAATACTGATGGAAAATAGATGAACAGATGCTGTAAACAGCAATGTTTGCACTGTAGGATCTAATATCAATAGATTATGATTTTGTAACTTTTAGTCATTTGTGATAACATCCTAACCTGTGATAAGTATACAAAAAGGGGAGCCATttttacttaaaaaacaaaaaacaaaacaggtccGTTTTCTCTTTTAAGACGACTACATTTACATGCCAAACCAACTGAAACAGTACTGTAATGAGAAGGAAATGTGGCAAATTTACATATACAGGCTGATAATGAGACCTGCAAATTAGTCTAACGCTCCTGATGTGTTTCAATCTTCAACTATTGCAACATTTcttaaaaatgaacacaaacatTTACTGTTAAGGCTGACTGCCTACTGTGTGCAGCGTTACCAGAGGCTCTTTAAAATGTCACAGTCAAGATTTACTGGGCCTGGACAATGAGTGAAATGCTGAAATGAAATGCTGGCCAGAGAAGAGATAACAACAGCTGCATTAACACCACCTTATTGTTGGATTAGTCTAACAAATGTTGTGGGACCAAAGCAAAACAATCATTTTTGAAAACAAATAGAAATGTGCTCTGTTTTACTGACCATCCTCCACAAGTCTGACCATGGTAGTTAAGACTGCAAGCACAAATTCTGGTCTCTACATGACTCAGGCCCTCCAATCTCAATCCAAAATGACAAATACAATTGTGAGAAATTAACCACAAACAGGCCTGGCAATGTCCCCGAAAATCATCTGCATGTGCGCTAACCTCTATAGTCAAAATGTGATCCATGTAAAACCCTGAAGGAAACTCTACCTGTATACCGTGCACCAAATAAAAATCACTGATCGAAAACAGGTTGTGGTGCAGTGTTTACTTCCTTTTTCAAACATTGTCTGAACCGTTTGTACATGGGAAAGGGTTAAAAGAGAATaatgaaacaaagaaacagggCTCTCAAATAAGAGCCAATCTATAATCTCTGGATTGTATACACCATTTGCACACACAATttgcagacaaaaaataaaactccaGGATCTCTCTCTTCACAAATAGACATTaataacaggttttttttttttttaaaaaacacattaaaattaCAAACTTATAAATTTGTCCTGGTAGAAAACCCAGCTCAAGAGCCCAGTTTCCATCACTTCAAGGATTTAAGATTATTTATTGGTCTGCCTGAGCCACATTTTGATCAAAACATTCCAGAATAAACTGCTGGTGCTGACTTATAATTGTGAAATGTAAATCATAGTTTAGACAGCACAAATAGATCTCGAATATCAATCCAACTACTATCAGCAGCTAATCTTTGCTCACATTTACCCCACTGGCTTCTTTTGTTTACATGAGCTGTGCATTTCAGCCATTTACCCAGCAAACACTGAAAGCAGTCACCCCACCCATCCGCTTTTGATGACAATTCAATCCCTTGTACTCATACCCAACGGGTTAAAGTGTGCaaaataagcttttttttttctccttttttcatgCTTCCTGATTTCTGCTTTAGACGCATGCACACATGTTAAAACATTTCCACCCATGTCAAGGAccttgcaaaaaataaatatatattttatctttttaagtTGACATAGAGAATACCTGGAAAAAAATTACGTCaggcatatttaaaaaaaaaaagaaaggaaaaaaaatcagttcaaTCTACCCTTTTAACGCATGGACACACCCTTGAATAAAATATATGCCCACTACTGTCacatgtctcagaaataaggTCAATGGGacattatttttgcattatgttAGCTCTAAGATATttaaggggggggggaagcCATTTTATTGTCAGTATTTCCTTACAGACTTTGATATTTGACCCCTGAGACGTTAGAGAGGTGTAGATTACGCCAGGCTAATCGTCCAATtagaattattattaaaaaatagcCCTGGATTTGCTTCCATAATAGCGAAATAAAGATTAGCCAGCAAGTATAAAACTATCTGGTTAATAAACTAACGCTAGTAGCAGTCGAGAATAACCGTAATTTGAGTGGATAAAGTTGATAAAACTACGATGAAAGAGAGAAACAGTGTCCCCCACAGAGTGCCGTGTTTCTACGACCCTTTTCTCCATAAACAGTTGGCCACCGAGCACGTACGTTAGCCAGCGTGAGATGTCAGAAAACTGCGGCTTTAAACGGGCCCCGACTGATGCTAGTCAGGTTAATTCACCCTGTCTAAATCCGTCAAATCCTGCTCAGATACTTGGACTTTACATTTAACCAAGTGCGCAGAAATGGTTGTTAAATTATTAGTAGGTCAAGTCTAGGCGAGCCATTTCCGTGCGCAGACTCCAGGAAGCACTTCATTCTGCGCTAACGTAAACAATTTGCATCATATTTTGCGTACAGGCAAACTTTTGCgtttgaattatttttttatagcGCTCTTTAAGTTGGGCGACCCTCTATCATGAATCCAGGCTGGTTTGTTTTTACGACTAAGCCCGACCAGGACACAGGTTTCCTCTTGAATGGCATGTGTCTGAGAGCTTCCCATTGCCGttacaaacacaacacagtccAGCTCGGGCTAGCTCACTATTCTTACTCGCAGGCGCAATCCGCCATGTTGAAACCTGTCTTAAAAACACAACTTTGCCTTCTAAATTAGCCACAGCGGCAGAGGCCAGCACACCGTGCAAACACCAcgaataattgtaaaaaataaaagaattacTCACCGGCGGTGGTCGGATCTTGCAGATACCAGTTTTCTCTGCAATTGGTCGTATTTTGTTGATGTACGCAAAAGGGTCGGCAAATTCCTCCCAGCTGGGCTCAAAAACAGGGCACTCGGGAGGAGGAATGAACTCATTCACCTGCGGCTGAGTCATCGTTGCATCTTCGTTATGACTCCagctgaaatatttttttaaaaaaaagggggggttcCAAGCCGTCTGTGCTTGCTTTGATCTCCAGTCTTTCAGTTCATGTCCACTCTCCACTCATTGAACTCAAAGACGAATTATCTAGTTGGAGACGAGCTCTGACAGCGAGGGGAAGTACACGTCCGCTTCGACAAATAGACACCCACGAATTATTTAGGCTAACGTCATTTTTGCGCCGTTTTCGTGCGCAAACATGCACTTTTGCTACCGAGATAGAAGTAAAAAACGGACTGTGTCTAAACTGACATTTTATTACACCAATTTAAGGTGTGCTTTCGTAACACAAAGGACTTACATGGCTGCAAATCTGTGGTAAGATGGAGTAACTTTATTTCAGTTTTCACAgcgtttttaaaaatacactgtAGTTAATACTTTAGTAGCGAACAGTTTAGGACTATATAGCTTATTGGCTCAGTGGTTTCCTCACAGATGATTGCTCCCTTGTTTGGTGCGTTTGGTTATCTCACCCTGTGGTGAGACAATGCTCCTGTTCTCCCCTTCTCAAATAAAGATAGAAGCCTCACTCCGCCCGGCTAAGGCGAAAGACTAGCAGACATTACCCGGTGCTTACTAATCGAACTCACCTTGAAGATCTTTGCGCGCTGACcggcactttgtttttaaatggtctAGAGAAGCTCGTTGATTGGCAGAGAGGAGTCATATGTTGATAGTTCAGccgtttgtgtttttaaaataaacattttcatttgtttgacGCCAaatttataataacaataataattatacgatatattatttttatgctATCGATAGCTTGTTGGGTGTGCTACAATTGCTTTAAACATCTAACTTCACAAAGAGTAGCCTTTGGCTCTGAAAGGCTACTCTTTGTGCCAAAAACTGACCACCACCAcccaaaaaacaataacaacaaagttttttttttcttcagtttttggcatatttgtcacacttgcaTGCTTCagatcaacaaaaacaaatcttagTGATAGTCAAAGATAACctgtgtaaatacaaaatgtagtttttaaatgattgtttcatttattaagaGAGAAAGGCTATCTTAACTTGGGGGACTATGTGGAAAAGTAATTGCTCTCTAAACCCAATAATTGGGTTTGGCAATAATCTTTCATTTTGTCTCACTCTTCTTTTCAGCCACATTGGAAGGTTTTCcaggattaaaaaaatatgaacaaataattttttcattgtatttttGTGATCATTATTGACCTaaagcataggtgtcaaactctggcccgcgggccaaatttggcccgcagcctaattacatttggcccgcgaagccataccaaatgactattagagctggcctactggtattatacagctaatatatatattgtttagtataaagctttgcttgttccatattcagtttttcagcaaaacgtgttcgAGTCCATCAGAAGAGATTCATTctcatatctggaggaagattttttttttcaataaatattaatgttagcctgcgactttgttccagatttgaattttggcccactgtgtatttgagtttgacaacCCTGACCTAAAGGAATagaaaatatgaacaaataatttttttcattgtatttttCTAGGTGAGGCAGTCAAAAGGGTTAAGCTCTGTACCCAAAGGAGAATGTCAAGCCCTGAAACTCGAACTAACTCAAGTTACTCAACAGGACAATCATCCGAAACACACCAGCGAGTCCACCTCTGAATTGGACCTCTTtgactacccccccccccccccccaaaaaaaaaaaaggttttgggGTAGTTAAAGAGGTCTTGAAGCCGATTGAAATGCTTTGTCATGATCTTAAACAGGCCGTTAAGTCACggtaccaccaccatgtttgactgttgttATGAAATGCTATGTtagttttacaccagatgtaaCAGGACTCAAAccatcagtccacagaatattatCCCAAAAGTCTTGGTATTTTGGCAAATATGAGACAAGACTTTGTCCTGTTTATTTTCAGCAGTgtttgaaaaaggaaaaaaaaaaaaaaatggaggatGCCATTTTTgaccagtctctttcttattgttgaatcatgaactctgaccaaAGCTGAGGGAAGTGAAGCCTGCGGTTCTTtaaatgttgttctgggttctctTGTGACTTCCTGGAGAAGTCATTAATGcgctcttggagtaattttggtaggccGGTCACCCCTGGAAAGGTTCAACAGTGTCCCaagttttcttctgtttgtggataatggctttCATTGTAGTTCACTGGAGTTCCAAAGCCTTAGGAAATTGCTTTataaccctttccagactgagATGTCACTGACTTAGTTTCTCAGTTGCTTCTTTAGATCGTGGAATGATTCGTTGCTGTTTGAGATAATTTAGCCTACTTCACTCtgtcagacaggttctattTAAGCGATTTCAGGGAGTAGTCAGGCATGGGTGAGGCTAGTGAAAATGAACTGTTTTCTAAAAATTGTGGTTATTAActgttaattcatgatttaacaagagGGGCAGTTCCTTTTCCACACAGGACCAGGCATGTTTGAATAGCTTTTCCCCcttaatgaataaaatattttaaaaactggaCTTTGCCTTTATTTCGGTTATTTTTCTctcatattaaaatttgtttgatgatctgaaacatgtgtgACAAATACGCAAAAAAGAATAAGAACTCAGGAAGCAGGCAAATACTGTTTTTCTCAGCACTGTATAGAGCTGATTTGAATGTCCCTGTTTTCTGTTTCGCCTAAACTTCCTGTTGGACGGTAAACTGGCAGGTGTTTTTTAATGTATGCTCACTCTTAATAAAAACTGCTGTTagcactggatattttcttccCTTCTGTCCCAAGCAAGTGAAGAACTTTACGTCATTCTGGTACCTTTGAACTCATAATGACATAGTAATACATAATTTATACAGCGGTAGTCTTCAGAACACAAATCTTTTCATTCTTCACAAACCCACATCCACCACACAAGCTATTTCAACTAATACCACCCCTGAAACTCACATGGTGGGACTCATCTTACTAGGTGTGAGCATCTGGAACCACATCACAAAGAAAATGTGCTGGCAGCTATAAAATCAGGACCCTTAGTGATGAACAGTAGACCTCTCATAGCGTGAACCACAGAACATAAATTATTACAGAGAAACTGGAGACAGTTGGGTTGAACAAAATTATATTCAGAACTATAAAATCTACAACTTAAAACTTTGCTTTGCAAGGAGGATCAGACTGGatgcaaatgtaataaatgcTTCCAACACCATATCGATAATGCAGACTTGCTCACATATTAACACCTCGTTTGTGGATTTAAATGAATAATGTACAAAACTGAATTTCAGATGGCAAGTAACTTAGCATTTCCAGTTTTACTTGTTTTTGGGACCAGAAGTCCAAAACTGTGAAATACACTAAAACCTACATGCAGTCATGTGATggaaaaaatgtatttgcagCACTTTGTGTTGACTTATGAAAAGCAAAGTACACTCTTACAGTTTCCAGATGTATTAAGAGAGTAAATATTTGTCAGGTGCTGCCAAATAAATGTGTGTGCACTtatttaaaagcagaagttttggcagtttgctatTCTGGAGCATTCAGTCAAGACTGAGAAACTAAAATTCCaaaagctacatctcagacattacaggcctcagttatcatgttaaatgttaaggttcatgatagtacaattagaaaaagccTGAGCAAGTGTGGCTTGTTTGAAAGGCCTTCCATGTGAGAGCCTATTCTCTCTACaaaaacatggcagcacagcttaggttcGCAAAGTTTCATCTGAGCAAATCATAAGAATTTGTGAACAATGTCCTTTAgacagacaagaccaaagtggagatattTGACCATAATGACCAGCACCACATctggagaaaacaaaagcacagcCTATCAGCACAAGTAGCTCATATCAACTGTTAGACATGGTGGTGGAAGGATCATGATTTGGGCTTGATTTGTAACCACAGGACTCAGGCATCTTGTAGTCGACCATGAACTCctttgtataccaaagtattctcaAGCTTGGCCGACACTGGGGCAACACGACAATGAGCAATAGCACAACAGCAAATTTAcagcagaatggctgaaaaagaaaagaatcaaggtatTGCGATTGTCCAGTCAGTCCAGAACTCAACCTGATTAAATGCTGTGATGGGAACtgtgagagctgtgcatgaatgaATGCCTGTAAACCACAATGAACTGAATTAACACTATAAAGAAGATTGGGACAAAATTCCTCGATGTGAGACACTGACAAAGTCAGACCGAAAAAGATTCCTTAAAGttgttgctgctaaaggtgcttctacaagctactgaatcatcagTGTACTTTTCCCAGGACTGTCATAGGATAAACTGAGTGATTACCTGCATTTTTGTGCTCCATAATGTTTCAGTGTTCAACTGGCATCTTTTAACTGATTATAAAAGAATATGCTAAAATAAATGgcctggcctgtatttgtatagcgcttttctagtccctaaggaccccaaagcgctttacacaacctgtcatccacccagtcacacacacattcacacactggtgatggcaagctacaatgtagccacagccaccctggggcgcactgacagaggcgaggctgccggacactggcgccaccgggccctctgaccaccaccagtaggcaacgggtgaagtgttttgcccaaggacacaacgaccaagactgtccaaggcggggctcgaaccggcaaccttccgattacaaggcgaactcccaactcttgagccacgatcgccccaaggATGAAACCAAATTTTCTTTCAGGAGGAAGCTGCAAAAGACTGCATTCAACATCAATTTCCTAAAAACCTTTTTTATTAGAACAAGATGGTGAAACTTGTCAACATGAAACATGAGAATGAACACAACACAGTCCTGTCACCGTTAAAGACATACACACCAGTATCTGTAAGCATGTGTGGTGGATGAAGTTGGGGTCACCTCTGGGAGTAAATCCATGAACCGATGCTCTGCCTGCCAACACATGATTTTCAAGTTCTCGTGCACTCACTTACATATGCACTCAAACTATGCGTGGTTCACCCTGTCCAAAGCAATGTAGAAACTTTTCTTGTCATCCAAACAGTGCCAGCCGATTGGTCCAATCTCGCAGTCTGCACAGATGAGGTACTTGATCCTCCCCACGTCGTTAGTGAAGCCTACATTCTCAAAAGTGTACATGTCATCCACGAACCAGTGGGCAGTCAGTGTGTCACCGTCCACTGAGGCCTCTGTGCTGCTGAGGCCACTCTTTTTCCGCATGGATGGCAGGAACAGCTGGTGGCAGAAAACACAGGAAcagatgatttaaaaaacaaaacaaaaaaaacttgtgaAACAGCACAAAATTAGGAGTGAAACAGGGTAAGCATGAAGGGGTTTGTGTCAGCCTCCAGCTCAGATTTAAGTTTCTCTCATCTGTTGAGCACAAATACAGCTCATCTTGAAGAAACAGAGTTAAATCCCTGATTTTCTACTTTGCATTTCAGCGTAAATAGGATGTTTTTCTTTGCATAGAATTAGCCGAGtatgaacattttttaataaaaacctCCAGCACCTGCAGTTGTATTCTGCTCTTCAAAGAGTCAGCATATCCTAAATATCCATGTGCCTTTTGCTCACACATCTGCAGAGCCAAGTCTGTCTTTAGTAACTAAGGCCTAAAGAATACATCTGTTTCCTTTCTTAATTCAGTAGCAGCACCTGCAGTATATTTACTGAAAAGCACCCTGAAGAATCAGTAAtttcattaatttatttatttataaagcacgtTTAATAACAACAGGgagctgaccaaagtgctgtacagagtAACAGTTAAACAATGACATTGACAACAACGACAGGtaagaaaattaaaggaaaattaAGATAAAAGAATTGGTAACTCTCATGCAGTTTCGAAAGTCAgagtaaaaaaatatgttttaagatgCGATTTAAAAAGTAACAGTTGGGGCCTTTATAATGTGGAGAGGTAGATCATTCCACATTTTCGGTGCCACAACCGCAAATACCCGATCTCCTCTATGAACCATCCTAGACTTATGTAAGGTAAGGAGCAGGTGATCGCTTGATCGAAGGGCTCTAGAGGGCGTATAAAGCTGCAATAGGTCAGACAAATAGTCTGGTGCCTGGCCAATTAGCACTTTATAAGTCAAAAGTaagattttgaatttaattctaAAACGCactggaagccaatgaagggaagcaagCACCGGAGTAATATGTTGGTGTTTCTTCACACGAGTCAAAAGgcgagctgcagcattctgtaCAAGTTGGAGCCGGGCCAAGCTGGACTGACTGACACCCACATATAGTGAATTGCAGTAATCCAGTTGAGATAAAACAAACGCATGAATTGCTCGTTCCAAAtttctaaaagataaaaaaagatCTCACTTTGGATAGGagccttaatttaaaaaaaggaccgCTGGACAACTGAattaatttgtttctcaaatgtaAGTTTGCTATCCAAGAAAACCCCCAGGGTTTTTACATGCGTTTTAACAGCACATGTTAGGTTGCATAAGTCCAGATCTGGGGCATTGAAATAACAGCTCGGTCCAAAAATAattacctcagttttatcctcattgaAGGTAAGAAAATTTGAGGCTATCCAGGTTTTAACTTCGTCAAGACATTTGACTAGCGATTCCATGGGCGTGGAGGTGTTTCTATTAAACCGAAGATAAATCTGGGTGTCGTCGGCATATGAGTGAAAGCAAATGTTATGCTTCCTAAAGATTAGGCCTATGGGCAACATGTAGATTGAAAAAAAGAATTGGGCCTAATACGGAACCCTGCGGGACACCACAAGTAAAaggagctggagaagaaataaaatcatcaaGGCTCACGGAAAAAGTCCTCTCGGAGAGGTACGGCCTAAACCATTCCAAGGGGATACCTTTGATACCACATTGCTCCAAACGGGAGTTCAGAATGAtgtggtcaacagtatcaaaggcTGCAGTTAAGTCTAGGAGCAGGAGCACAGCTGGGTCTCCTGAGTCAGTGATTAATAAAATATCATTAAGTATTTTTAGGAGggcagtttctgtgctgtggTGGGTTTTGAAGCCCGACTGgaacttctcaaaaatattaTGACTATTTAGAAAGGTTTGTAGCTGCTCAAATACAATCCTTTCTAAAAATTTTGACAGAAACGGAAGCTTGGAAACAGGTCTAAAATTAGCAAGAACTACAGTACCGTAATGACTTTGGTGTTTACAATCATTGGTCATtttttattaggtacatctgTTCAATCGCTCATTAATACAAATAGctaatcaaccaatcacatgTACCTGGCAgcagacaacctgctgaagtttaaactgaGCATAAGAATGCAGAAGAGAATCTGAACGCACAACACCTACCGATCTTCTGATTGTGGCTTACAGCAGGATAACACTCAATGTAACAGCTCAAATGAACCCAAACTGATTtcttaaacataaaaatgaatttgCTGTACTCAAATCATCTCCACTGTCATTGGATCTCCCAaaaagcacctttgggatgtggtggaacaggagtcACATCATGGAtctgcagccaacaaatctgcagcaactgtgtgatgttttcatgtcaatatggacccaAATCTCATGAGGAATTTTTCcaccttgttgaatctctgccacaaagaattaatgCAGTCCTAAAGACAAAAACTGGTCGAACCTGGTCCTAGCAAGTTGTACCTAATAAAATGACCAGTGAGTGCATATCTGCCTCTGATTGGTTTGTTTCAGCAGCACTTTGGTTTGGCGTTATTATCCTTTGAAGCACACAGGAACTCACTGATATTAAAACGATCAATGTCAAAAGAGACTGAATGCATGCGCCATACCTCCTTCTCCGCTAACACGGCCGTACCGGGGCAGAGTACCTTGGACCCGCAGCGTTGACACAGCACAGACTTGCTGTTTTTGCCGTCATCAGAAACCAGGCTGGATCGGTCCGTGCTTTCTTTCGATTCCTGATCCATGTCGATCCCCAAAGAAGAGCAGGTTTACTCGGACGAACGAGCACAAAGAGGCTCAGGGGAGACTTCCACCAAGAAAACCAGGCTGGTCCAAGAGATCTCCGTTAACTGTAACGGTTAAGGAGATGATGTTAACTAAAGT of Maylandia zebra isolate NMK-2024a linkage group LG5, Mzebra_GT3a, whole genome shotgun sequence contains these proteins:
- the rabif gene encoding guanine nucleotide exchange factor MSS4 produces the protein MDQESKESTDRSSLVSDDGKNSKSVLCQRCGSKVLCPGTAVLAEKELFLPSMRKKSGLSSTEASVDGDTLTAHWFVDDMYTFENVGFTNDVGRIKYLICADCEIGPIGWHCLDDKKSFYIALDRVNHA